From Polynucleobacter ibericus:
CGCAATGGCAGTAAAGATGCCCACTTGATAGTCAGCCATAAAAGCAGCAGCGATCAAAATGCCATCGACAAAATTATGAATGCCATCACCCACCAAGATCATCCATCCACTTCGTCCAGCGTTTTCAGCGTCATGCCCATGATGATGGTGATGACCATCACCTTCATGGTGATGATCGTGGCGTAGTAAAGCAATTTTCTCTAGCAAGAAGAAGCCCAATAAACCAGCAAGTAAGGTGGCGAATAAGAACTGAGGTTTTGCATCCTCCATGCTAAATGCTTCTGGTAGCGAATGTAGTAGAGCGGTGGCCAACAAAATACCAACTGATAAGCTGACCATATTGTTGACCATCTTGGACAGCAATGCCAGAGAACAGCTAGCGGCTACCAGCACGCTAGCTGTGCCAGCTAAGGCAGTAACTAAGAGGATAGTTTGTAAAACCGACATGCGGATTAAGCTACTCCATTTTTCTTGAACCAAGCAATGCATTTTTCCCAACCATCCTTGGCAGGACCTTCGCGATAAGTGGCGCGATAGTCTGCATGGAAAGCGTGTGGCGCATCTGGATACACTTCAATCATTGATGCTTTAGCAGCTGGGTTTTTAGGGGCAGCTTGCGCTAGGGCTGCGCGCATCTGCTCAACACTCTCCAAAGAGATGCCGGTATCAGCAGCTCCATATAAACCGAGTACTGGTGCCTTTAAGTCGGCAGCAATATCTACTGGATGACGTGGATTGCCTTCAGTTTTTTCGCCAATGACACGACCATACCAAGCAACTCCAGCGCGCACTTGCGGCAAAGTCGCAGATAACCAAGTGATTCGACCACCCCAACAGAAACCTGTCACGCCAACCCGCTTGAGATCGCCACCATTTTTACCCGCCCAAACTAAAGCAGCCTGCAAATCATTGAGGACTTGTACATCCGGTGTTTTAGCCACAATATTTTTCTGAATCTCTGCCACTGTTCCATAAGTATTTGGATCACCAGCGCGAGTAAAAAATTCAGGGGCAATTGCAAGATAGCCTAACTTTGCAAATCTTCTTGTGATATCAGCAATATATTCATGAACACCAAATATTTCACTCACCACTATTACGATAGGCAGTGAGCCTTTAGATGCATCAGGACGGGATACATAGGCTGGCATCTGAAAACTGCCGACAGGAATCATCTGCTCACCTGCCTTGATACCCTTAAAGTCCGTTTCAATTGCTGCAGCCATCACTGGTTCAGATGCGGCCACAAATCCCACGCCAATAGCGGTGGCACCAATGGCTGATGTCTTCATAAAATTGCGTCGACTATTTTGAATATCTTTACTCATTGTTTTGTCTCCTCGCTTCAATTTTTACTGCAGTTTTTAATGTGCTTCTTCCCAATTATCGCCAATCCCAATACTAACCACTAAAGGCACCTTTAGTTGAGCAACATGGCACATCAAATCCGGCAACTTAGCCTGCAGTAGCTCAATCTCATCCAAAGGAACGTCAAACACCAATTCATCATGTACCTGAAGGAGCATTTTGGTTTTTAACTGTTCTTTTTCCAACCAATCTTCCACCGCAATCATCGCTAACTTGATTAAGTCTGCGGCAGTACCTTGCATTGGAGCATTAATAGCGGCACGTTCAGCGCCTTGGCGACGTGGCCCGTTCGAGCCTTTAATCTCTGGTAACCAAAGACGGCGGCCGAAGACGGTTTCCACGTATCCATTCTCTCTTGCCTCGAGACGAGTCTGCTCCATATATTGAGCAACCCCTGGATAGCGATCAAAGTATTTGGCAATATAGTTTTGGGCAGCAGAGCGTTCGATACCTAGATTACCAGCCAAACCAAAAGCACTCATGCCATAGATCAGTCCAAAGTTAATGACTTTGGCGTAGCGACGCTGCTCAGAATTAACATCATCCAAAGGAATACCAAAGATCTCCGCGGCAGTGGCTTGGTGAACATCTTTGCCTTCTCTAAATGCCGTTAAGAGGTTTTCATCTTCAGCAATATGCGCCATGATCCGCAACTCAATTTGGGAATAATCCGCGGACAAAAGCTTACAGCCATCAGCTGGAATAAATGCTTCACGAATGCGGCGGCCCTCTTCTGTACGCACCGGAATATTTTGTAAGTTAGGATCGCTCGAAGCCAGTCGGCCCGTAACTGCAGTAGCTTGAGAGAAGTTTGTATGTACGCGACCAGTCTTAGGATCAGCCATGCGGGGGAGCTTCTCGATATAAGTAGACATCAACTTTGCCAAGCTGCGGTAATCCAAAATACGTGCAGGTAAGGGATAGTCTTCAGCCAACTTCTGCAATACTTCCTCATCAGTCGAAGGCGCGCCTGATGGTGTCTTTTTGATCACTGGCAACTCAAGCTGACCAAATAAAATTTCTGCGATTTGCTTGGGTGACTGGATATTGAAAGGCTGACCAGCTAACTGATGAATCTCCCCCTCCAGCTCCAGCAGACGCTTACCGACTTGCTGTCCCTGTTTTGCCAACAGCGCCGAATCAATCCGAATGCCATTACGCTCCATAATGCCGAGAACCCGCATGGCCGGCATCTCTACTTTTTCATAGATATAGAGCAGTCCCGGACTCTCCTGAATCTGCGGCCAAAGCTCTAAATGGAGACGCAAGGTAATGTCAGCATCTTCTGCCGCGTAGTCCGTTGCAATTTTGAGATCAACTTGATCAAAGCCAATCTGGTGAACGCCTTTGCCACACACCTCTTCGTAGCGAATCGTTTTCATGCCCAGATGGCGCTCAGCCAGGCTATCCATATTGTGCGGGAGATGAGATTCGAGCACATATGATTCCAGCAATGTGTCGAATGCAACGCCCTTTAAGGTAATTCCGTAGTTTGCAAAAATATGGGCATCGTACTTGAGGTTTTGGCCTACCTTTAAATGCGTAGTGCTTTCTAACCAAGACTTCATACGAGTGAGTACAAAATCACGATCAAGCTGTGCTTCACCATTACGATGCGCTACAGGAATGTAGCAAGCCTCACCTGGCTTCACCGATAAAGAAATACCAACGAGCTCTGCTGCAAGTGCATCAAGACTAGTAGTTTCAGTATCAACCGCTGTTAATGCAGAAGACTCAATCTTGCTTAACCACTTTTCTAAACTTGCTTCGTCCACAACACATTCATAATGACGTTCGATTGCATCTTGTGAGTCACGAGTTGCTTGCGATAAATCTTTGGTTGGTGCGTTAGCAACTATACGCACCTTCTTTTCTCCACCCGAATTTTCTTCAGAGTTATTAGCAATTGGGCTGCCTGCAAGATCGAAAGAAACTGGCTCAGAGTCTTTATCCTCTGGACTTGTAAGCTGCTTCTCGACATCGCGTAACCAGGTCTTAAAGGCATAACGTTCAAACAACTCACGAAGTAATGGCGCGTCTTCAGATTTCGCATGCAAGTCGTCTAAGCTTGGTAAATGTGGGGATAAATCACAATCCGTTTTTACTGTAATGAGCTGACGAGCTTGCGGCAACCAAGGAAGAGTGGCACGCAAGTTTTCACCAACAACACCTTTAACCTGATCTGCATTCGCCATCAAGTTATCGAGATTGCCAAATTCTGCTAACCATTTGTTTGCTGTCTTTGGACCTGCCTTAGGAACGCCTGGTACGTTATCTACGGTATCGCCAATGATGGATAAATAATCAACGATTAATTCTGGAGGTACGCCAAATTTTTCTTTTACACCCTCAATGTCAAGCTTCTCATTTGTCATCGTATTAATGAGAGTGACCGAAGGATTTACC
This genomic window contains:
- a CDS encoding ZIP family metal transporter; translated protein: MSVLQTILLVTALAGTASVLVAASCSLALLSKMVNNMVSLSVGILLATALLHSLPEAFSMEDAKPQFLFATLLAGLLGFFLLEKIALLRHDHHHEGDGHHHHHGHDAENAGRSGWMILVGDGIHNFVDGILIAAAFMADYQVGIFTAIAIIAHEIPQEIGDFIVLLNAGFTRTRALLYNFICGLAAVAGGVLAYFFLERAHAAMPYLLVIASSSFIYIAVSDLIPQMHRRPHWIESLRQTVLIACGVGFVILLSLLH
- a CDS encoding dienelactone hydrolase family protein; this translates as MSKDIQNSRRNFMKTSAIGATAIGVGFVAASEPVMAAAIETDFKGIKAGEQMIPVGSFQMPAYVSRPDASKGSLPIVIVVSEIFGVHEYIADITRRFAKLGYLAIAPEFFTRAGDPNTYGTVAEIQKNIVAKTPDVQVLNDLQAALVWAGKNGGDLKRVGVTGFCWGGRITWLSATLPQVRAGVAWYGRVIGEKTEGNPRHPVDIAADLKAPVLGLYGAADTGISLESVEQMRAALAQAAPKNPAAKASMIEVYPDAPHAFHADYRATYREGPAKDGWEKCIAWFKKNGVA
- the polA gene encoding DNA polymerase I; its protein translation is MTKHRLLLVDGSSYLYRAFHAMPDLRNGAGEPTGAIYGMVNMMRRARSELKADHIACVFDAKGKTFRDEMYSEYKAHRSPMPEDLVKQIEPIHAMVKALGWPVLMVSGVEADDVIGTLACQATQAGWETIISTGDKDLAQLVNPSVTLINTMTNEKLDIEGVKEKFGVPPELIVDYLSIIGDTVDNVPGVPKAGPKTANKWLAEFGNLDNLMANADQVKGVVGENLRATLPWLPQARQLITVKTDCDLSPHLPSLDDLHAKSEDAPLLRELFERYAFKTWLRDVEKQLTSPEDKDSEPVSFDLAGSPIANNSEENSGGEKKVRIVANAPTKDLSQATRDSQDAIERHYECVVDEASLEKWLSKIESSALTAVDTETTSLDALAAELVGISLSVKPGEACYIPVAHRNGEAQLDRDFVLTRMKSWLESTTHLKVGQNLKYDAHIFANYGITLKGVAFDTLLESYVLESHLPHNMDSLAERHLGMKTIRYEEVCGKGVHQIGFDQVDLKIATDYAAEDADITLRLHLELWPQIQESPGLLYIYEKVEMPAMRVLGIMERNGIRIDSALLAKQGQQVGKRLLELEGEIHQLAGQPFNIQSPKQIAEILFGQLELPVIKKTPSGAPSTDEEVLQKLAEDYPLPARILDYRSLAKLMSTYIEKLPRMADPKTGRVHTNFSQATAVTGRLASSDPNLQNIPVRTEEGRRIREAFIPADGCKLLSADYSQIELRIMAHIAEDENLLTAFREGKDVHQATAAEIFGIPLDDVNSEQRRYAKVINFGLIYGMSAFGLAGNLGIERSAAQNYIAKYFDRYPGVAQYMEQTRLEARENGYVETVFGRRLWLPEIKGSNGPRRQGAERAAINAPMQGTAADLIKLAMIAVEDWLEKEQLKTKMLLQVHDELVFDVPLDEIELLQAKLPDLMCHVAQLKVPLVVSIGIGDNWEEAH